Proteins encoded by one window of Streptomyces sp. LX-29:
- a CDS encoding response regulator transcription factor, giving the protein MLADDHPVVREGLSAMLESAEGISVVGQAGSGEEAVVQATALRPDIVLLDLRMGGMDGVAATGHILRDCPGTKVVIVTTYEDDADILRAVEAGAAGYLLKGSSRQELIDAVHSAARGETVLTPSLAGKLFRPRAVVEPVPLSGREREVLGLVSQGLTNAEIGTRLFISEATVKTHLLRSFKKLGVSDRTAAVMTALERGLL; this is encoded by the coding sequence ATGTTGGCCGACGACCATCCGGTGGTACGCGAGGGCCTCAGCGCCATGCTGGAGTCCGCCGAGGGCATCAGCGTGGTCGGCCAGGCCGGCTCCGGTGAGGAGGCGGTCGTCCAGGCCACCGCGCTGCGCCCCGACATCGTCCTGCTGGACCTGCGCATGGGCGGCATGGACGGCGTCGCCGCGACCGGTCACATCCTGCGCGACTGCCCCGGCACCAAGGTCGTCATCGTCACCACCTACGAGGACGACGCCGACATCCTCCGCGCGGTCGAGGCCGGGGCCGCCGGCTACCTGCTCAAGGGCAGCTCCCGGCAGGAGCTCATCGACGCCGTGCACAGCGCGGCCCGCGGCGAGACCGTCCTCACCCCGTCCCTCGCCGGCAAGCTGTTCCGCCCCCGCGCCGTCGTCGAGCCGGTCCCGCTCTCCGGCCGCGAACGCGAGGTCCTCGGCCTGGTCAGCCAGGGCCTCACCAACGCCGAGATCGGCACCCGCCTCTTCATCAGCGAAGCCACCGTCAAGACCCACCTCCTCCGCTCCTTCAAGAAGCTGGGGGTCTCCGACCGCACGGCAGCCGTCATGACAGCCCTGGAACGCGGGCTGCTGTAG
- a CDS encoding LuxR family transcriptional regulator, whose translation MPAKLFERENHLAALTDMLCGAKQGRGRLALISGAVASGKTDLLDRFAAQTLSRGVLLLETTGSRAERELPFGLLKKVFDNAAMPSEARAEAIALLDDVDTDEESGAASRLRTMSRVSSVLLRLADERPLVITVDDVHWGDGHSLQFLLHLARRVRQAKVLVVLTESTRLRQEQLSFHAELLRQPNCGRLRLHMLTEPGITRVLTGYVSQAVAARLAPECHRLTGGNPLLLRALLEDWRAGGEHGESLQRPVPGEAYAQAVLGCLHRGAPDVLTIAHGIAVLGDADCPVLLSELLGLTAGAVEQGVQDLHQSALLEGGAFRAPAARTAVLDAVPTATRAALHRRAAHLLHSDGAAALEVARHLVAGGQDVERWAVPVLREAAEYALVEEDLEFALRCLELAHAASQDGRERATLKARLVSVAWRMGPAVAEAHLPDLADALRGGLLAPRDLALSVSYLAWSGRLEQAADAIAGSTATARPAPGGSTITGVEDARGAALAATAQWLTVISPPLRSRVPTLGTTAPAASTGPRDLAGEAYAQSAATLSTALGGQTARAVVEAERVLQRYHLSDNSLQPLAFALLALVYADRLDLAQSWCERLLGECASRRVPTWQALLSAVRAEIALRQGDLPVAAHQARTAISRISPAGWGVAIGLPLATLIQAETGMGRYDEAMALLEQPVPDGLFQTLTGLHYLRARGRCHLATGRYHAALGDFNTCGELMAAWRVDSPQLVPWRLDAAEAWLALEETERAHTLAEEQLRRSPGQPRLRGALLLILARGEDLKRRLPRLKEAVEILESGDDRLQLAGALGELGRGYRALGDFNRARVLVRKAWHVAKACGAEPLCRQLIPSHGDGADLVAPVGQPGDDAAQREVEALTEAEARVALLAAHGNTNREIASKLFVTVSTVEQHLTRIYRKLKVKRRRDLPAKLADSSLTGIA comes from the coding sequence ATGCCTGCCAAGCTCTTCGAACGCGAGAACCACCTTGCCGCGCTGACCGACATGTTGTGCGGCGCCAAACAGGGCAGGGGACGGCTGGCACTCATCAGCGGGGCGGTGGCCAGCGGAAAGACCGACCTGCTCGACAGGTTCGCGGCCCAGACGCTCTCCCGCGGGGTGCTGCTGCTGGAGACCACCGGGTCCCGCGCGGAGCGGGAACTGCCCTTCGGCCTGCTCAAGAAGGTCTTTGACAACGCTGCCATGCCGTCGGAGGCGCGCGCCGAGGCGATCGCGCTGCTGGACGACGTGGACACCGACGAGGAGAGCGGCGCCGCCTCCCGGCTGCGGACGATGTCCCGCGTCTCCTCGGTGCTGCTGCGTCTGGCCGACGAACGCCCGCTCGTCATCACGGTCGACGACGTGCACTGGGGCGACGGCCACTCCCTCCAGTTCCTGCTGCACCTGGCCCGCCGGGTGCGCCAGGCCAAGGTGCTGGTGGTCCTCACCGAGTCCACCCGACTACGCCAGGAACAGCTGAGCTTCCACGCCGAGCTGCTGCGCCAGCCCAACTGCGGCCGGCTGCGGCTGCACATGCTCACCGAGCCCGGCATCACCCGCGTGCTCACCGGCTACGTCTCTCAGGCCGTCGCCGCCCGACTGGCCCCCGAGTGCCACCGACTCACCGGCGGCAACCCGCTGCTGCTGCGCGCCCTGCTGGAGGACTGGCGGGCCGGCGGCGAGCACGGCGAGTCGCTGCAACGGCCGGTCCCCGGCGAGGCGTACGCCCAGGCCGTGCTCGGCTGCCTGCACCGCGGCGCCCCCGATGTGCTGACCATCGCCCACGGCATCGCGGTCCTCGGCGACGCCGACTGCCCGGTGCTGCTCAGCGAGCTGCTCGGGCTGACCGCCGGCGCCGTCGAACAGGGCGTCCAGGACCTGCACCAGAGCGCGCTGCTGGAGGGCGGCGCCTTCCGCGCCCCCGCCGCGCGCACCGCCGTCCTCGACGCCGTCCCCACCGCCACCCGCGCCGCGCTGCACCGGCGCGCCGCCCACCTGCTGCACAGCGACGGCGCCGCGGCGCTCGAAGTCGCCCGGCACCTGGTCGCCGGCGGACAGGACGTCGAGCGCTGGGCCGTCCCGGTGCTGCGCGAGGCAGCCGAGTACGCGCTGGTCGAAGAGGACCTGGAGTTCGCGCTGCGCTGCCTGGAACTGGCCCACGCCGCCAGCCAGGACGGGCGGGAGCGGGCCACCCTGAAGGCCCGGCTGGTCAGCGTGGCCTGGCGGATGGGGCCGGCGGTCGCCGAAGCGCACCTCCCCGACCTGGCCGACGCGTTGCGGGGCGGCCTGCTCGCCCCCCGCGACCTGGCGCTGTCCGTCTCCTACCTGGCCTGGTCCGGCCGGCTGGAGCAGGCGGCCGACGCCATCGCCGGATCGACCGCGACCGCGCGCCCCGCCCCCGGGGGGTCGACCATCACCGGCGTCGAGGACGCGCGCGGCGCGGCCCTCGCCGCCACCGCGCAGTGGCTGACCGTGATCAGCCCGCCGCTGCGGTCCCGCGTCCCCACCCTCGGCACCACCGCGCCGGCGGCCTCCACCGGCCCGCGCGACCTGGCGGGCGAGGCCTACGCGCAGTCCGCCGCCACCCTGTCCACCGCGCTCGGCGGCCAGACGGCCCGCGCCGTGGTCGAGGCGGAGCGCGTTCTCCAGCGCTACCACCTGTCCGACAACTCCCTCCAGCCGCTGGCCTTCGCGCTGCTGGCCCTGGTCTACGCGGACCGGCTCGACCTCGCCCAGTCCTGGTGCGAGCGGCTGCTCGGCGAGTGCGCCAGCCGCCGGGTGCCCACCTGGCAGGCGCTGCTCTCCGCCGTACGGGCCGAGATCGCCCTGCGTCAGGGCGACCTGCCGGTCGCCGCCCACCAGGCGCGGACCGCGATCTCCCGGATCTCCCCGGCCGGCTGGGGCGTGGCCATCGGCCTGCCGCTGGCCACCCTCATCCAGGCCGAGACCGGCATGGGCCGCTACGACGAGGCCATGGCGCTCCTGGAACAGCCGGTCCCCGACGGGCTGTTCCAGACCCTCACCGGACTGCACTACCTCCGGGCCCGCGGCCGCTGCCACCTGGCCACCGGCCGCTACCACGCCGCCCTCGGCGACTTCAACACCTGCGGCGAGCTGATGGCCGCCTGGCGGGTGGACTCCCCCCAGCTGGTGCCGTGGCGGCTGGACGCCGCCGAGGCATGGCTGGCCCTGGAGGAGACCGAGCGGGCCCACACCCTGGCCGAGGAGCAGCTGCGACGCAGCCCCGGCCAGCCGCGGCTGCGCGGCGCACTGCTGCTGATCCTGGCCCGCGGTGAGGACCTCAAGCGGCGGCTTCCCCGGCTCAAGGAGGCCGTCGAGATCCTGGAGAGCGGCGATGACCGACTCCAGCTCGCGGGCGCGCTCGGCGAACTCGGCCGCGGGTACCGCGCGCTGGGCGACTTCAACCGGGCGCGGGTGCTGGTCCGCAAGGCGTGGCACGTCGCCAAGGCATGCGGCGCGGAGCCGCTGTGCCGACAGCTCATCCCCAGCCACGGGGACGGGGCCGACCTGGTCGCCCCGGTCGGCCAGCCGGGCGACGACGCGGCCCAGCGCGAGGTCGAGGCGCTCACCGAGGCCGAGGCGCGGGTCGCCCTGCTGGCGGCGCACGGAAACACGAACCGGGAGATCGCGTCCAAGCTGTTCGTCACCGTGAGCACGGTGGAGCAGCACCTCACGCGGATCTATCGCAAGCTGAAGGTGAAGCGGCGGCGTGATCTGCCGGCGAAGCTCGCCGACAGCAGCCTCACCGGTATCGCCTGA
- a CDS encoding alpha/beta fold hydrolase, producing the protein MGEQRENSAWVRRFHPVPESGVRLVCMPHAGGSAPFYFPMSQALSPAVDVLCLQYPGRQDRRLDPAIENIPDYADAIVAELKPWLDVPTAFFGHSMGAVLAYEVALRLERDGHSGPIALFASGRRAPSRYREENVHRRDDDGIVKEMQLLSGTDSRILGNEEILRMVLPAIRSDYTAIETYRSEEGAAVRAPITVLTGDNDPRTSMEEAEAWRAHTTGDFDIHVFPGGHFFLANHSEKIIEIVSKKINAVGSQQY; encoded by the coding sequence ATGGGTGAACAGCGAGAGAATAGCGCTTGGGTACGCCGGTTCCACCCCGTCCCGGAGAGCGGTGTCCGGCTGGTCTGTATGCCGCACGCCGGGGGCTCCGCCCCCTTCTATTTCCCCATGTCCCAGGCGCTTTCCCCGGCCGTCGACGTGCTGTGTCTCCAGTACCCCGGGCGCCAGGACCGCCGACTGGACCCGGCCATCGAGAACATCCCGGACTACGCCGACGCGATCGTCGCGGAGCTCAAGCCCTGGCTCGATGTGCCGACGGCGTTTTTCGGCCACAGCATGGGTGCCGTCCTCGCCTACGAGGTGGCGCTCCGGCTGGAGCGTGACGGTCACTCCGGCCCGATCGCCCTCTTCGCCTCCGGTCGTCGCGCTCCCTCCCGCTACCGCGAGGAGAACGTGCACCGCCGGGACGACGACGGCATCGTCAAGGAGATGCAGCTCCTGAGCGGCACCGACTCCCGCATCCTCGGCAACGAGGAGATCCTGCGGATGGTGCTGCCGGCGATCCGCAGCGACTACACGGCCATCGAGACCTACCGCTCCGAGGAAGGGGCCGCGGTGCGCGCCCCGATCACGGTCCTCACGGGCGACAACGACCCCAGGACCAGCATGGAGGAGGCCGAGGCGTGGCGCGCCCACACCACCGGCGACTTCGACATCCATGTCTTCCCCGGCGGTCACTTCTTCCTGGCCAACCACTCGGAGAAGATCATTGAGATCGTCTCCAAAAAGATCAACGCGGTCGGCTCCCAGCAGTACTGA